Proteins from a genomic interval of Diaminobutyricimonas aerilata:
- the gcvT gene encoding glycine cleavage system aminomethyltransferase GcvT: protein MRQENSVTERRSPLHDIHADAGASFTDFAGWQMPVRYTSDLAEHHAVRTAAGLFDLSHMGEIVVVGPEADRALDYALAGRISALAEGQAKYTLLLGREGGILDDLIVYRTGTDRFVVVANASNREVVAAELAERTAPFDCESLDESDDIALIAVQGPKALEILQNLDPYLDADAASLKYYRATAGLFDGHNVLVARTGYTGEDGFELYVSPDVAPALWRAIAEAGAGSGLLPCGLAARDTLRLEAGMPLYGHELSRDIHPAQAGLGRVVKSGDDYVGREAFEAGPAEGARVLVGLTTEGRRAGRAGYPVLDGDDVVGEITSGALSPTLGHPIAMAYVDPASADSTTLTIDVRGTRVPATVASLPFYSRKAL from the coding sequence CTCCGTGACCGAACGCCGCTCACCGCTGCACGACATCCATGCGGATGCCGGGGCCAGCTTCACCGATTTCGCCGGGTGGCAGATGCCGGTGCGTTACACGTCGGACCTCGCCGAGCACCACGCGGTGCGGACCGCCGCGGGGCTGTTCGACCTCTCCCACATGGGTGAGATCGTCGTGGTCGGCCCGGAGGCCGACCGGGCCCTCGACTACGCCCTCGCCGGGCGAATCTCGGCGCTCGCCGAAGGGCAGGCGAAGTACACGCTGCTGCTCGGGCGTGAAGGCGGCATCCTCGACGACCTCATCGTCTACCGCACCGGTACGGACCGCTTCGTCGTCGTCGCGAACGCCTCGAACCGCGAGGTCGTCGCCGCGGAACTCGCCGAACGCACCGCCCCCTTCGACTGCGAGAGCCTCGACGAGAGCGACGACATCGCGCTCATCGCCGTTCAGGGTCCGAAGGCGCTCGAGATCCTGCAGAACCTCGACCCCTACCTCGACGCGGACGCGGCGTCGCTGAAGTACTACCGCGCCACCGCCGGGCTCTTCGACGGGCACAACGTGCTCGTCGCCCGCACCGGCTACACGGGCGAGGACGGCTTCGAACTCTACGTGTCGCCGGATGTGGCTCCCGCGCTGTGGCGCGCCATCGCCGAGGCCGGCGCGGGCAGCGGACTGCTGCCGTGCGGTCTCGCCGCGCGCGACACGCTGCGGCTCGAGGCCGGCATGCCCCTCTACGGACACGAGCTCTCGCGCGACATCCACCCCGCCCAGGCGGGCCTCGGTCGCGTCGTGAAGAGCGGCGACGACTACGTCGGCCGCGAAGCGTTCGAGGCGGGTCCGGCGGAGGGCGCTCGCGTGCTCGTCGGCCTCACCACCGAGGGACGCCGCGCCGGCCGCGCCGGATACCCCGTGCTCGACGGGGACGACGTCGTCGGGGAGATCACCTCCGGTGCGCTGTCGCCCACCCTCGGGCATCCGATCGCGATGGCGTACGTCGACCCCGCATCCGCCGACTCCACCACCCTGACCATCGACGTGCGCGGCACCCGGGTGCCCGCCACCGTCGCCTCCCTTCCCTTCTACTCGCGAAAGGCACTGTGA
- the gcvH gene encoding glycine cleavage system protein GcvH has product MAEPTDLKYTKEHEWVLVEGDVATIGITAYAADQLGDIVFVDLPAVGSRVESGRVVGEIESTKSVGELYAPVAGEIVEANDAVAASPELLNSDPLGDGWLIKVRFDALPELLDLDAYTALTA; this is encoded by the coding sequence ATGGCCGAGCCCACCGACCTGAAGTACACCAAGGAGCACGAATGGGTGCTCGTCGAGGGGGACGTCGCGACCATCGGCATCACCGCCTATGCCGCCGACCAGCTCGGTGACATCGTCTTCGTCGACCTGCCCGCCGTGGGCTCCCGCGTCGAATCCGGCCGCGTGGTCGGCGAGATCGAGTCGACCAAGTCGGTCGGTGAGCTCTACGCGCCCGTCGCGGGGGAGATCGTCGAGGCGAACGACGCCGTCGCGGCGTCGCCCGAACTGCTCAACAGCGACCCGCTCGGTGACGGCTGGCTCATCAAGGTGCGCTTCGACGCCCTGCCCGAGCTGCTCGACCTCGACGCGTACACGGCGCTCACCGCATGA